ctttagTTTAGGGTAAAACAGTAGCcatagaaatgcatttctgaaaagcagtgtttatgGGCAGCCCTCCTTTTAGGCACATCTGAGAGAAGGGAAGCTGAGAAAACTTCATATCGCTCTTTCCAGGTGAACTTAGTGCTCCCTTAACTCCTTTGCTGTATTGTGATTTATAGCTCCCCAGAATAGAACTGTAGCTTAGCAacattttattctattatttgTGCAATACGTAGGAGCCCTGTCAGAAAGCAGGAGTTCAGTGTGTTGAGCCAAGTGTGGCAGAGTGGGGAGGAATGGTTTCTGTTGGAGCCTTGACTGGGCCAGGGCTGTTGCTGGGTGcacctggctctgcagctcaaGCTGCTGCAATGGTGAGGAGTGAGCTCCCTCCACCTCTGTCACCCTGAGGGAAGCAGGGCAGGGGTGCTTGGTGCTGCTTGCTCTCCTTGCTGTCTGGTTTACCACTTTGCAGACAAGGCTGAAGGGTAAAACCGGGGGTGTGGGTAAGGAACTGAGAATATAGGGAGACAAAGGGGCTGTGGGCTTACTGCCAGCAGCCCAGCCATTGCTAGAGCTTTGTGTTTTGTACACGTTGTATCAAAGGGAAGTTTTAATGGAGAAGGTGGAGAAATGCAGCATAGTCTTTGGACTGTTCATGTAGAACTCTTcccaggcagagcagtgggagaGAAAGGACAAAGATTAACAAATAAAAGGTAGATCTGTCATTGTGTACAACTGTGCTGCACCTTTGGTGCTGCCTTTACACAGTGAGATACTGCACACCAAGGATAGCCAGGCCAAACAGAAAAGTCAGGCTCTTAGCACTTTGGTTTATGGACTGAAGCAGGCAGGACGGCAGTACTGATTTTGAAGGGAGGTTTTGGAAGGAAGGAGATTGAAAAAACCTGATGAGCCTGTTCTGTCTTTTCTAGGGCTGGATAATCTCGAGGTGAGTTAGAAAACTCACAGCTTAGTCTGAGCAGGAGGTATGTGTAGCATGGCAGGTGAAGGTCTGAAAGGTCTGGAAGATGGGAGTGGAGAAAATTTAATGGGAATTTAGGAGTAGAGAAAGGTGTAAGGTTTGGAAGGCCTGAATAGAATgccataaaataataaatgtggAAGCTGAGATTGTTAAGCAGAATGTGGGAGATTGTAAGAAGAGAGTATTGAGAATAAAAATCGACGGAGAACACTGTAGCAAAAAATGCAAGTGCAAGGAGGAGTATTAGCAAATACAGTAGATGTGCAGATCTGAATTAATGGTTGCTGTGGGAACCAGGGCTTTGAATCTCAGAGACCTTAAATGTTTAGGTCTGTTTATGCATTGATGAGGCGCTTCTGCACTGATCAAAAGCAGTAGATGCATGTCGATCTAGTTCCACTACCAGCCTTGTGTAAAGCAGGATAACTGTGATTCAGGGGTCTTTCTGCCCTTTGTTTCCTATGTACTGTGTTGTGTTAGAGtctcacttctgtttctcctgcaCAGATATCCTCAGCTGTTTGCAGCTGGCATGTTGTCAGGAGTGTTCACAACAGCAATCATGGCTCCAGGAGAGAGAATCAAGTGCCTTTTACAGGTAAAGCATTGGATGTGGTGACAGGAATTTAATTTTAGTGGTCTTTCTTGAGGAGAGTATTTCAGAATCCACAGAATGTGTCTTTAATGTTTGGGTGACTGCTGGCTCTGCACCTCGTGAGGGATTTTTAAAGGATAGAGGAAAACGTAAGCCTGAACAAATGAAATACCATCTTCAGCAGAGATGAGAAGGTTTGTTTATGTCAGGCTCTCTTGAACTCCATTAGCATGGTGATGGGCGTTCGCATTCATTCTGACAGATGTGATGTTATCATGAAAGTTTTATACACGAACAAATTGTTTGAACGTTACTAAATTATTTAAAGGCTAATTTTTGTCTGTGTGAGTGTGAGATTAACTAACTGTCTTCAGTTGCTTCAAACTTAGAGTGGTGAGAAACAAGGGAGAATGTAGCTACTGCATGGAACAGTAAACATATCCTCAGCTTGAATGAGAGAGTGCTTTTTGAGGAAGTGATGCGGAGGCTTCATATGTAGGAGTGCTTGAAGAATGAGTacattttctctctggaaaCATGCACGTGGCTTTCTAATTATTAGCTGAATGATTGTTCACCGGCCAGAAACCTTCACAAGCCAGAAATTGTCACTTTAATCCTTCAGATCCAGGCAGCTACAGGTGAAACTAAATACAGTGGCTCTTTGGACTGTGCAAAACAGCTGTACCGCGAGGCTGGGATTCGCGGCGTGTACAAGGGGACAGTACTCACCCTCATGAGAGGTAACTGATGGAAACATTCTGATGCTGCTTCAGCTTGAGGTACTTGAAGATAAGAAGCCTGACATAGGCCCTGCTGTCACTTAAGCCAGTTGGAGATGCTTTCTGTCACTTTTATCCTTTTTTGCAGTCCGCAGTTACTCCAATACCTCAAAGGGACTGAGAAATAAACATGAGATTTTCAGTGAGTGAGGAAGAGATTAAATGACAAAGATCAGAGGGATGCAGGAAGTAATTAAGATCTGAGAAGCCAAGAGGAATTAAGGCCCTGAGGAgctgagaacaaaaagaaaatgcagaagttttttcttccttccttgggAGAAGGACAGTGACTTCTGTCTGTGACTGTTGAATAATGCTGATTGATTTAAAAGACACCATGGTAGCAGTTTGCTTTTAACCTCTTGAGTGTGGGTTAGACTTTTAGACTGGGATGTGGTGACCCCTCTCACAAAAACAGCCAGAAAGTAGCTATGCCAGGCAGTGATTCTTAGGGCACTTTTCTCCTGTTGAACAAGGTTAGACTGTTTCCTGTATTGGGGCGGTGCTTTCCAAGTACAAGGTGAAATTTCCGTGTTTTGTTATCTCAGTTTAGGAACTTGTTCTGTCATCTGCCTTTCATAGTTTTAGGAAAGCTAGTCGCTCTGTCAGGGTCCATAGCCTGAGACTAGTTGCCAGTTAGGTATGAGCTAAGGATGGGCTATGGAAGTAccttaaaacaaagcaagatcAAGCCCATCAAGAACTAAAACATCTGGCTTCATTAGAAAAACTAATGTGCTAAACTGCTAAAGTTTCTGAACTGATCTAGTCTGCTGCGGAGCAGTTAAGAAAGCTGGGAGCTCATGGATTAACGGCCAAGTTACAATCTGATTTGAAGGGCTGCTGACAGAACAGGTATTTTCCCAGTTCTTGCCTTTTAGCACCTGCTCTCTCTGGGGAAGTTCAGGTTCCTCTGTCTAGAACGACAGAATTTTTTGGTTTTCGAGAAAGCTCAGGAGAGCAGTCTGGATGTATTCAGTGCTGTTGCTGAGCTGGCATGGGGCTTCTGTGTCTCTaggcttcattttgttttccaccaCTCACAGATTTTGTTGTTTATCCTCTAGATGTCCCAGCCAGTGGAATGTACTTCATGACGTACGAATGGCTGAAGAACATTCTGACCCCTGAGGGAAAGAGGTTAGTGAAATCCTAAAGTCATTGTTTCCTGGACTTGCTATTTAATTTTCCTAGTTAAGAAGAGATTTAGAGCAGCATCAATAACAAAAATTGAGTCACTCTCTGTGATTAGAGCTGCTTTGGTCTAGAGTTAACAGACAGAATGATATTCTGAGTTTTGCTCAGAATTTTAGCCATGGATTTTATTAGCCAAGTAAAGAATACTTGGAGTAGATTTGTTTGCTCTTCCACCCCTCTGTGAGTGCAGAAGTctgttctgtcttttgttttgtgtccTGTTCCTGCCTTCACCACCACGGCAGAGCATTTTGTTCATGCTGCTGAATGAAAGGATTCAAACTTCTGGGCTGGAGTTGGCACGTTTTGCACAGAGTGCTCTAATTCCTGGTCATCTTGTTCATATTACTGTATTGTTGTCTGTCTGCAGTGTTGTGCAGCCTTCTGACTATCAGCCAGGCTTGTTGATTGACTTTAGTCAAAATATgcatttggtttttttccttctttttttttctcctctctcctccatTTTCCACCCACCCCAATCCTGGCACAGTGTGAGTGACCTCAGTGTGCCGAGGATTCTCTTTGCTGGGGGCTTGGCTGGAATCTTCAACTGGGCGGTTGCCATTCCACCAGATGTGCTGAAATCACGTTTCCAGACGGGTGAGTAGCATGCCAGATTGTCATGGCCACGCTCAGCACAGTGCCCCTGGGAATGGGGTGGGCAGTGATGGAAGATGCCATTCGAGCATCTTCTTTGGTGGGAGGTAGCTTATCTTAAGTGCTGCTTGAGacaaatacacaaaacaaaacaagtgtgTTTCTAGCTTTTTAGTTGGTTTCCTTGCAAACTGTTGTCGTGTTGTGACTGTTTTATTACAAATGTAAGTCTTCGAAGGGCTTTGCTATTTCACTTCAGACATAGTTGTGTAAATCCTAGTCTGTACTGTCTAACTGTGTCTGCCTTGCTGAGAGTATTGCTTTTGGACTAACAGATCTGCTCTTAAGCATCAGTGGCTTAGTTATAGCAAGGATGGCCCCAGGCCTTCTGGGAGAGCTGTCCTCAACAGTGAAAGCTCAGAGATCCAATCCCAACAAaagctgttcttcctttcttttattcttctcccCCTCCACCCAAGATGTCTTCATCATGTAGGTTTTTTTTGAGTTGATGGTGAGCACTCAGCTTCTGTTTACTGAGCTGGtgatttggtttgtttgtttttgactgAAAAAGGTCATTTTCCCAAGCAGATGTTTGCACAAAATAGCTTCAAGCAGTGCTTGGATTCTGATGTTGTTTAGAAGATCTAGCAGTATGAACCTGATGAAAATCCTGGGCTATCACTTATGCCTTTAGTATTTGTGACTGCTGTGTGTCTTAGCTAAtgtgttttgtattgtttgcagctcctccaggaaAATACCCAAATGGCTTTAGAGATGTGCTGAGAGAACTTATCAGAGAGGAAGGAGTTGCATCTCTCTACAAGGGCTTCACAGCTGTCATGATCAGGGCGTTTCCTGCTAATGCGGTGAGTAAACTGCACTTCCAGATGGGTTTGGGGGACATTGCCACCCATAGTGAATGTTTGTAGTTTGCAGAGGAGATGACAAGCTGCTTATTGTTTTAGCATCTCAGATTCTTATAACTGTAGGTGCTTTTAACTTTTGATATCCTGGTTCAAAAATGTACCTTAGTCAAGGGGGAACACCAACTGAATCCTCCTTCTAAGCTGTGCATTAAAGCGCAGTATTTCTGTCTGCTTGTATGTCCACCAGTAGAATACAGAAATGCATGGATAAATTTGGTCTGGCTTCTCCTTCAATAAATAATGAACCTAGAGGATTAGATGTTCTGCCTATATATGAATAGATGTAGTAGAATTCTTGCATCTGGTGCAAGACCTTTTTTTGCTCACTTCACATCAGCCATGCCAGGTGTTTATACTGTTGCATTCTAAAGCCTTGTTTGGAATAGGTTATAAGAATCCTTATTTGTTCTGTCCGTTCTCTTTTCCAGGcatgttttcttggttttgaagTTGCTATGAAGTTTCTTAATTGGATTGTACCAGGTCTATGAAGATCACAAAGTCTCTGGAAATTAGAGTGGGAAAAGCGTGCAAGTCTGCCTCAAAGGAATAAATGAATGATCACTTGAATTTTCAGGAATGATTGCTTGCCTTAATACCTTTTTGCCTTCTTCACATTCTTTAGGTGGTGCTATGTGCCATTCAGAAATATAAGGTGAGACTCTGAAATAGAGTTGATGAAGAGCTAGAGGTGATAACACCTGTATTCTGAGCCAATGTACCACAGCAGTAATGCTGTTAACACACACTACACTCACTACCTTAAGTACTTCCTTATGGAAGAAGGGGAGACAtccaaaataaattctttgtttACTGAAGAGACATGTAGCTATTAATGCTGAATTGCTTGAAATAATTGTTAGGCAGTGTGTACTTGACTCTCAGTGCCTAAATTATCAGCTGCACATACTAGTATCTACAAGCAGTGTCAAGTAGTGTTCTCATCTTATGCAGTATTTTCAGCTGTGGATGTTTGAATGACGACAGCCATTTTAATGTTATATGCATATGATGCAGCAAATAAGGAACAAAGCAGGTGAGGTTAGAGTTATCTTTTGGTGGGTTGATAGGTATTACAGATACTTAACAGGATATTATGCACTGATTTTTCTCTATAGA
The DNA window shown above is from Coturnix japonica isolate 7356 chromosome 12, Coturnix japonica 2.1, whole genome shotgun sequence and carries:
- the SLC25A20 gene encoding mitochondrial carnitine/acylcarnitine carrier protein — encoded protein: MAGQPQPISPVKNFFAGGFGGVCLVFVGHPLDTIKVRLQTQPRPQPGQPPLYSGTFDCFRKTLTGEGVRGLYKGMAAPIIGVTPMFAVCFFGFGLGKRLQQKNPDDVLTYPQLFAAGMLSGVFTTAIMAPGERIKCLLQIQAATGETKYSGSLDCAKQLYREAGIRGVYKGTVLTLMRDVPASGMYFMTYEWLKNILTPEGKSVSDLSVPRILFAGGLAGIFNWAVAIPPDVLKSRFQTAPPGKYPNGFRDVLRELIREEGVASLYKGFTAVMIRAFPANAACFLGFEVAMKFLNWIVPGL